From the genome of Bosea sp. Tri-49, one region includes:
- the def gene encoding peptide deformylase, translating to MAIRPLVILPDSMLRKVSAPIGDITPEIRKLAEDMLETMYDAPGIGLAAIQIGEPIRLVTLDVSKKAEEGEEQAREPMVLINPEVTWSSKELSSYEEGCLSIPEYYEEVERPAQVKVSYRDLDGKAQEIEADGLLATCLQHEIDHLNGVLFIDYLSRLKRERVTKRFAKAAKRDSAA from the coding sequence ATGGCTATCCGTCCTCTCGTCATCCTGCCCGACTCGATGCTGCGCAAGGTTTCCGCACCGATCGGCGACATCACGCCGGAGATTCGCAAGCTGGCGGAAGACATGCTCGAGACGATGTACGACGCGCCGGGAATCGGCCTGGCCGCGATCCAGATCGGCGAGCCGATCCGCCTCGTCACCCTCGACGTCTCGAAGAAGGCGGAGGAGGGTGAGGAGCAGGCGCGCGAGCCGATGGTCCTCATCAATCCTGAGGTGACCTGGAGTTCGAAGGAGCTCAGCTCCTATGAAGAAGGCTGCCTCTCGATCCCCGAATATTACGAGGAGGTCGAGCGGCCGGCGCAGGTCAAGGTCAGCTATCGCGATCTCGATGGCAAGGCGCAGGAGATCGAGGCCGACGGCCTGCTCGCCACCTGCCTGCAGCACGAGATCGACCACCTCAACGGCGTGCTCTTCATCGATTATCTGTCGCGGCTGAAGCGGGAGCGCGTGACCAAGCGCTTCGCCAAGGCAGCGAAACGGGACAGCGCGGCCTGA
- the dapE gene encoding succinyl-diaminopimelate desuccinylase translates to MSPNAPALLDFDPADPIALTQALVRCPSVTPVEGGALALLGAVLSAEGFSVERPIFSEPGMPDIENLYARIGSEGPVLVIAGHTDVVPPGDLAAWTRDPFAAEIVDGVLYGRGACDMKGGLAAMVAGAIRYRRKNPQAPGSISFLVTGDEEGAAVNGTVKLLAWADQRGERFDHCLLGEPTNPAAMSDMIKIGRRGSLTGKLTIQGVQGHVGYPHLAQNPIRGMVRLLAALDATPLDAGTKHFDPSNLEVTTLDVGNPATNVIPAQARAVFNIRFNDLWTPETLAAEIERRLREAAGNAVRYEVSFEPTNAVAFLTQPGPFVAMVADAVEAETGKRPALSTTGGTSDARFIKNYCPVVEYGVVGQTMHQIDERVATADLMTLERITHRLLTDYFAAARRA, encoded by the coding sequence ATGAGCCCGAACGCGCCCGCCCTCCTCGACTTCGATCCCGCCGACCCGATCGCCCTCACCCAGGCTCTGGTGCGCTGTCCTTCGGTGACGCCAGTAGAAGGCGGCGCGCTCGCGTTGCTCGGCGCCGTGCTGAGCGCCGAGGGCTTCAGCGTCGAGCGCCCGATCTTCTCCGAGCCCGGCATGCCGGACATCGAAAACCTCTATGCCCGCATCGGCAGCGAGGGACCGGTCCTCGTCATCGCCGGCCATACCGATGTCGTGCCACCCGGTGATCTCGCCGCCTGGACACGTGATCCCTTCGCCGCCGAGATCGTCGATGGCGTCCTCTATGGTCGCGGCGCCTGCGACATGAAGGGCGGGCTCGCGGCCATGGTCGCTGGCGCGATCCGCTATCGCCGCAAGAACCCGCAGGCGCCCGGCTCGATCTCCTTCCTCGTCACCGGCGACGAGGAAGGAGCGGCCGTCAACGGCACGGTCAAGCTGCTCGCCTGGGCCGATCAGCGCGGCGAGCGCTTCGACCATTGCCTGCTCGGCGAGCCGACCAATCCGGCTGCGATGAGCGACATGATCAAGATCGGCCGACGCGGCTCGCTGACCGGCAAGCTCACCATTCAGGGCGTGCAGGGCCATGTCGGCTATCCGCATCTGGCCCAGAACCCGATCCGCGGCATGGTTCGGCTGCTGGCGGCACTGGACGCGACGCCGCTCGACGCCGGCACCAAGCATTTCGACCCGAGCAATCTCGAGGTGACAACGCTCGATGTCGGCAATCCGGCGACGAACGTGATCCCGGCGCAGGCCAGGGCCGTCTTCAACATCCGCTTCAACGATCTGTGGACGCCGGAGACGCTGGCCGCCGAGATCGAGCGGCGGCTGCGCGAGGCGGCCGGCAATGCGGTGCGCTACGAGGTCAGCTTCGAGCCGACCAATGCGGTCGCCTTCCTGACCCAGCCGGGACCGTTCGTCGCCATGGTCGCGGATGCAGTCGAAGCCGAGACCGGCAAGCGCCCTGCCCTGTCGACGACCGGCGGCACCTCCGACGCCCGCTTCATCAAGAACTACTGCCCGGTGGTCGAATACGGTGTCGTCGGCCAGACCATGCACCAGATCGACGAGCGGGTCGCCACGGCCGATTTGATGACGCTGGAGCGGATCACGCATCGTTTACTGACGGATTATTTTGCCGCAGCGCGGCGCGCTTGA
- a CDS encoding LptA/OstA family protein: protein MKPFVLALAVLIAPALATATFAQQPAAKPAKARGGAPGSPFGGMGGDSKEPIKIDANKLDVLDKDNKAVFSGNVVAVQGETTVRCSVMTVFYEGRGQGGTPKPAQPAAQGQGQGNDGAIKRIECAGPVTVVSKTQAATSDNAVFDRANNKVIMTGNVALNDGPNITRGDQLVYDTQTGVANVTSKGRVQGFFVPNSGEAGKDNKAGAKPAAAPTN, encoded by the coding sequence ATGAAACCCTTCGTTCTTGCTCTCGCTGTTCTGATCGCGCCAGCGCTCGCGACGGCGACATTCGCTCAGCAGCCGGCTGCCAAGCCTGCCAAGGCGCGTGGCGGCGCGCCGGGCTCGCCCTTCGGCGGCATGGGCGGCGACAGCAAGGAGCCGATCAAGATCGATGCGAACAAGCTCGATGTGCTCGACAAGGACAACAAGGCGGTCTTCTCCGGCAATGTCGTCGCCGTGCAGGGCGAGACCACCGTGCGCTGCTCGGTAATGACGGTGTTCTACGAAGGCCGTGGCCAGGGCGGCACGCCGAAGCCGGCTCAGCCGGCCGCGCAGGGCCAGGGTCAGGGCAATGACGGCGCGATCAAGCGTATCGAATGCGCTGGTCCTGTGACCGTCGTCTCGAAGACGCAGGCTGCGACCTCGGACAACGCCGTCTTCGACCGCGCCAACAACAAAGTGATCATGACCGGCAATGTCGCGTTGAACGATGGCCCGAACATCACGCGGGGCGACCAGCTCGTCTACGATACCCAGACCGGCGTCGCCAACGTGACCTCGAAGGGCCGCGTCCAGGGCTTCTTCGTGCCGAACTCGGGAGAGGCCGGCAAGGACAACAAGGCGGGAGCCAAACCGGCGGCCGCACCGACCAACTGA
- the truA gene encoding tRNA pseudouridine(38-40) synthase TruA, whose protein sequence is MPRYKLVIEYDGTPFSGWQRQLNGPSVQQSVEEAIEAFCGHAVRLHCAGRTDAGVHATHQVAHVDLDKEWRTDVVRDASNARLKRLPVAVLSAEAVPDTFDARISALRRYYIYRILDRRAQPALDANRVWHVPVRLDHEAMDRAAKALLGHHDFTTFRAAECQANSPMRTLDRFDCRREGAEIVAYVHARSFLHHQVRSMVGCLKMVGMGRWPENKVGKVLVARDRSQCAALAPPTGLYLAGVDY, encoded by the coding sequence ATGCCGCGTTACAAGCTCGTCATCGAATATGACGGCACGCCCTTCTCAGGCTGGCAGCGCCAGCTCAACGGGCCGTCGGTACAGCAGAGTGTCGAAGAAGCGATCGAGGCCTTCTGCGGCCACGCCGTGCGCCTGCATTGCGCCGGGCGCACCGATGCCGGCGTCCACGCCACCCATCAGGTCGCCCATGTCGATCTCGACAAGGAGTGGCGCACCGATGTCGTGCGCGACGCCAGCAATGCCAGGCTGAAGCGCCTGCCGGTGGCGGTGCTGAGTGCCGAGGCGGTGCCCGATACGTTCGATGCCCGCATCTCGGCGCTGCGCCGTTATTACATCTATCGCATCCTCGACCGTCGGGCGCAGCCTGCCCTCGATGCCAACCGCGTCTGGCATGTCCCGGTCAGGCTCGACCACGAGGCGATGGACCGCGCCGCCAAGGCGCTGCTCGGCCATCACGACTTCACCACCTTCCGTGCCGCCGAATGCCAGGCCAACAGCCCGATGCGCACGCTCGACCGGTTCGACTGCCGTCGCGAGGGGGCCGAGATCGTCGCCTATGTCCATGCCCGTTCCTTCCTGCATCATCAGGTCCGCTCCATGGTCGGCTGCCTGAAGATGGTCGGCATGGGGCGCTGGCCGGAGAACAAGGTCGGCAAGGTGCTGGTAGCGCGCGATCGCTCGCAATGCGCCGCGCTGGCGCCGCCGACCGGGCTTTACCTCGCCGGCGTCGATTACTGA
- the lptC gene encoding LPS export ABC transporter periplasmic protein LptC: MTLAITTPETRSPAAMRAQIRQRAFQAARRHSALVRLLRRLIPVGAVVAVVGLIVVPFFNPLRQVGNVSLGGISLSGGKVVMEAPKLAGYRKDNSPYEVTADSALQDVRNPTQIELVKMTARVLMKNEGWININAQSGHFDQQKEKLKLVDDVKIRTESGYDVRMRTADVDFKGGTVNSREPVKVNLGTTTVDADTLDVKDNGALITFEGRVHVLIENAPARSLAGPEREGSTPNLEALRSTAKP; the protein is encoded by the coding sequence ATGACCTTGGCGATCACGACCCCTGAGACACGAAGCCCGGCAGCGATGCGGGCGCAGATCCGGCAGCGTGCCTTCCAGGCGGCGCGCCGGCATTCTGCACTCGTGCGCTTGCTGCGGCGGCTGATCCCGGTCGGAGCCGTCGTCGCGGTGGTCGGCCTGATCGTCGTCCCCTTCTTCAATCCGTTGCGTCAGGTCGGCAATGTCTCACTGGGCGGAATCAGCCTGTCGGGCGGCAAGGTCGTGATGGAGGCTCCGAAGCTCGCCGGCTACCGCAAGGACAATAGCCCCTACGAGGTCACGGCCGATTCGGCGCTGCAGGACGTGCGCAATCCGACGCAGATCGAGCTGGTCAAGATGACGGCCCGCGTGCTGATGAAGAACGAGGGCTGGATCAACATCAACGCCCAGAGCGGCCATTTCGATCAGCAGAAGGAAAAGCTGAAGCTGGTCGACGATGTGAAGATCCGCACCGAGTCGGGCTATGATGTCCGCATGCGAACGGCCGATGTCGACTTCAAGGGCGGAACGGTCAACTCGCGCGAGCCGGTCAAGGTCAATCTCGGCACCACCACGGTCGACGCCGACACGCTCGACGTGAAGGACAATGGAGCGCTGATCACTTTCGAAGGCCGCGTGCATGTCCTGATCGAGAATGCACCGGCGCGCAGCCTCGCGGGGCCGGAGCGCGAAGGCAGCACGCCGAACCTCGAAGCCCTTCGTTCTACTGCGAAGCCGTGA
- the fmt gene encoding methionyl-tRNA formyltransferase has product MSLRVIFMGTPDFAVPTLTEIIGQGHEVVSVYTRAPAPAGRGMELRPSPVQVTAERFGIPVFSPKTLRTAEAVEIMASHQADVAVVVAYGLILPKAILEVPELGCLNLHASLLPRWRGAAPIQRAIMAGDAETGVCVMKMEEGLDTGPVAMVETLAIDGNATAGDMHDRLAELGADLMVRALPALGRGGLRFTPQPEEGVTYASKIGNDEAKLSWNRPAQQVHDVVRGLSPFPGAFVEVDLGKGPERLKLLRTARAGGAAEPGTLLDDDGTVACAVGAVKLLQVQRAGKGPMSAQEFLRGARLSAGAKL; this is encoded by the coding sequence ATGAGTTTGCGCGTCATCTTCATGGGCACGCCGGATTTCGCCGTGCCCACTTTGACCGAGATCATCGGCCAGGGCCACGAGGTCGTCTCCGTCTACACCCGCGCCCCGGCGCCGGCCGGACGTGGGATGGAGCTGCGGCCCTCGCCGGTTCAGGTCACGGCCGAGCGCTTCGGCATCCCGGTGTTCTCGCCGAAGACGCTGAGGACCGCTGAGGCCGTCGAGATCATGGCCTCGCACCAGGCCGATGTCGCCGTCGTCGTTGCCTATGGCCTGATCCTGCCCAAGGCGATCCTCGAGGTGCCGGAGCTCGGCTGCCTCAACCTGCACGCTTCGCTGCTGCCGCGCTGGCGCGGCGCCGCGCCGATCCAGCGCGCCATCATGGCCGGCGATGCCGAGACCGGCGTCTGCGTGATGAAGATGGAGGAGGGGCTCGACACCGGCCCCGTCGCCATGGTCGAGACGCTGGCGATCGACGGCAACGCCACGGCCGGCGACATGCACGACCGTCTTGCAGAGCTCGGCGCCGATCTGATGGTCCGGGCGCTGCCGGCCCTCGGCCGCGGCGGCCTGCGCTTCACGCCGCAGCCCGAAGAGGGCGTCACCTATGCCAGCAAGATCGGCAATGACGAGGCCAAGCTGAGCTGGAACCGGCCGGCGCAACAGGTCCACGATGTCGTGCGCGGCCTCTCGCCTTTCCCGGGCGCCTTCGTCGAGGTCGATCTCGGTAAGGGGCCGGAGCGTTTGAAGTTGCTGCGCACCGCGCGCGCCGGCGGCGCGGCAGAGCCCGGCACGCTGCTCGACGATGACGGCACGGTCGCCTGCGCGGTCGGGGCGGTGAAGCTGCTCCAGGTCCAGCGCGCCGGCAAAGGGCCGATGAGCGCCCAGGAGTTCCTGCGGGGGGCACGACTCTCGGCGGGCGCGAAGCTGTAG
- a CDS encoding DUF805 domain-containing protein — translation MSAIRLFTDLDGRIGLRQFWLGSIALALCLLAIQWGAPRLTDRHSAAMIVAFANTFALFPWAALAAKRATDRGGSSLFGILLICAIVLPRELQPLLGYAWAPSLVAISTMAWLVALIDLGLMPGINPDATLAEQEGAAKRAS, via the coding sequence ATGTCCGCAATCCGCCTGTTCACCGATCTCGACGGCCGCATCGGCCTACGCCAGTTCTGGCTTGGCAGTATCGCGCTCGCACTCTGCCTGCTGGCGATCCAGTGGGGCGCACCGCGCCTGACTGACAGGCACAGTGCGGCGATGATTGTCGCCTTCGCCAACACCTTCGCCCTATTTCCCTGGGCTGCCTTAGCTGCCAAGCGCGCCACCGACCGCGGCGGCTCGTCGCTCTTCGGCATATTGCTGATCTGCGCCATCGTCCTGCCGCGGGAACTGCAACCGCTGCTCGGCTATGCCTGGGCGCCTTCGCTGGTCGCGATCTCGACGATGGCCTGGCTGGTCGCGCTGATCGATCTCGGCCTGATGCCGGGCATCAACCCAGATGCGACGCTTGCGGAGCAAGAAGGGGCTGCTAAACGGGCATCATGA
- the lptB gene encoding LPS export ABC transporter ATP-binding protein, which translates to MFTRLGGLFGKGKDKLAPEEDVQPGPIASAVGGSGILAVSGLRKTYGARNVVSEASLYVRNGEAVGLLGPNGAGKTTIFYMITGLVSADMGVISLEGNDITTLPMYQRARLGIGYLPQEASIFRGLSVEDNIRAVLEVVEPNRKKRERELDKLLDEFNIARLRKAPSIALSGGERRRCEIARALAGRPSFILLDEPFAGIDPIAVGDIQELVRQLTDRGIGVLITDHNVRETLGLVDRAYIIHSGRVLTEGSPAEIIANADVRRVYLGEDFRL; encoded by the coding sequence CTGTTCACCAGGCTCGGCGGGCTCTTCGGCAAGGGCAAGGACAAGCTGGCGCCTGAAGAGGACGTGCAGCCTGGTCCCATCGCGAGTGCTGTCGGCGGCAGCGGTATCCTGGCCGTCAGCGGCCTGCGCAAGACCTATGGTGCCCGCAACGTCGTGAGCGAGGCCTCGCTCTATGTTCGCAACGGCGAGGCGGTCGGCCTGCTCGGGCCGAACGGCGCCGGCAAGACCACGATCTTCTACATGATCACCGGCCTGGTCAGCGCCGATATGGGCGTGATCTCGCTCGAAGGGAACGACATCACCACCCTGCCGATGTACCAACGCGCCCGGCTCGGCATCGGCTACCTGCCGCAGGAGGCCTCGATCTTCCGCGGCCTCTCGGTCGAGGACAATATCCGCGCCGTGCTGGAGGTGGTCGAGCCGAACCGCAAAAAGCGCGAACGCGAGCTCGACAAGCTGCTCGACGAGTTCAACATCGCCCGCCTGCGCAAGGCGCCCTCGATCGCGCTCTCGGGCGGCGAGCGGCGGCGCTGCGAGATCGCCCGCGCGCTCGCCGGCCGCCCCTCGTTCATCCTGCTCGACGAGCCCTTCGCCGGTATCGACCCGATCGCGGTCGGCGACATCCAGGAGCTGGTGCGGCAATTGACCGATCGCGGCATCGGCGTGCTGATCACCGACCACAATGTCCGCGAGACTCTGGGCCTCGTCGACCGCGCCTACATCATCCATTCGGGTCGTGTGCTGACCGAAGGCTCGCCGGCCGAGATCATCGCCAATGCCGATGTCCGCCGCGTCTATCTCGGCGAGGACTTCCGGCTCTGA
- a CDS encoding ribonuclease D, with amino-acid sequence MTIRLHRGDLPEGFQPGPILAIDTETLGLNPQRDRLCVVQLSRGDGTADVVQIPKDAPAPANLCRVLADPGVLKLFHFARFDIAALEKAFEVVTAPVYCTKIASKLVRTYTDRHGLKDLVRELLGVDLSKQQQSSDWGAETLTEAQLGYAAADVLHLHALKAKLDVMLEREGRGHLAKACFDFLPTRAELDLAGWPEVDIFAHT; translated from the coding sequence ATGACCATTCGTCTGCATCGCGGCGATCTGCCGGAGGGGTTCCAGCCTGGGCCGATCCTGGCGATCGACACCGAGACCCTGGGGCTTAACCCGCAGCGCGACCGGCTCTGCGTGGTTCAGCTCTCGCGCGGCGACGGCACCGCCGATGTCGTGCAGATTCCGAAAGATGCGCCGGCGCCGGCCAATCTCTGCCGCGTCCTTGCCGATCCCGGCGTATTGAAGCTCTTTCACTTCGCCCGTTTCGACATCGCTGCGCTGGAAAAGGCGTTCGAGGTCGTCACCGCGCCGGTCTACTGCACCAAGATCGCCTCCAAGCTGGTACGCACCTATACCGACCGGCACGGTCTGAAGGATCTGGTCCGGGAGCTACTCGGCGTCGACTTGTCCAAGCAGCAGCAGTCCTCGGATTGGGGCGCCGAGACGTTGACCGAAGCGCAGCTCGGCTATGCCGCAGCCGACGTGCTGCATCTTCATGCCTTGAAAGCGAAGCTCGACGTGATGCTGGAGCGCGAGGGGCGCGGGCATCTCGCCAAGGCCTGCTTCGATTTCCTGCCGACGCGCGCCGAGCTCGATCTCGCCGGCTGGCCCGAGGTCGACATCTTCGCACATACGTAA
- the rpoN gene encoding RNA polymerase factor sigma-54, which produces MAMMPRMELRQGQSLVMTPQLLQAIKLLQLSHLELQSFVEGELERNPLLERSDEAPEPGLLNGAGESPHTADAETYARAESLNTQEGMEGRLGTGLDNVFQNEQPQAARLETQGADSLPIIGGSYGGSGGSFEEGPEGFENGLTSELSLHDHLSAQLDLAITAPAERLIGSHIIDGVDDSGYLTEPLPDIAERLGVDLVRVEAVLTVVQGFDPSGVAARDVSECLAIQLRDRNRYDPAMQALIANLPLVAKRDYAALKRICGVDDEDIADMVAEIRRLDPKPGRAFGGSAAETVVPDVFIRAAPDGSWLVDLNPDTLPRVLVNQTYHARVSKVARSDADKAFIAECLQTANWLTRSLEQRARTILKVASEIVRQQDGFFAHGVEHLRPLNLKTVADAIGMHESTVSRVTSNKYLACSRGVFEMKYFFSAAIAATGYGEAHSAEAVRHRIKQMIDEEAPRDVLSDDAIVAKLKDSGIDIARRTVAKYRESLRIPSSMERRREKAAMAFAGR; this is translated from the coding sequence ATGGCGATGATGCCACGCATGGAGCTGCGCCAGGGCCAGTCCTTGGTGATGACGCCGCAATTGCTGCAGGCGATCAAGCTGCTCCAGCTCTCCCATCTTGAACTGCAGAGCTTCGTCGAGGGCGAACTCGAGCGCAATCCGCTGCTCGAACGCAGCGACGAGGCTCCGGAGCCGGGCTTGCTGAATGGCGCGGGTGAAAGCCCGCATACAGCCGACGCAGAAACCTACGCTCGCGCCGAGAGCCTCAACACCCAGGAAGGCATGGAAGGCAGGCTTGGCACCGGGCTCGACAACGTCTTCCAGAACGAGCAACCGCAGGCGGCGCGGCTCGAGACGCAAGGGGCCGACAGCCTGCCGATCATCGGCGGGAGTTATGGCGGCTCTGGCGGCTCCTTCGAGGAGGGGCCGGAGGGCTTCGAAAATGGCCTGACCAGCGAGCTCTCGCTGCACGATCATCTCAGCGCCCAGCTCGATCTCGCGATCACCGCGCCGGCGGAGCGGCTGATCGGCAGCCACATTATCGATGGCGTCGACGATTCCGGTTACCTGACGGAGCCGCTGCCCGATATCGCCGAGCGCCTCGGCGTCGATCTTGTCAGGGTCGAGGCAGTGCTCACTGTCGTCCAAGGCTTCGACCCGAGTGGCGTCGCTGCCCGCGACGTCAGCGAATGCCTGGCGATCCAGCTGCGTGACCGCAACCGCTACGATCCGGCCATGCAGGCCCTCATCGCCAACCTGCCGCTGGTCGCCAAGCGCGACTACGCCGCCCTCAAGCGGATTTGCGGCGTCGACGACGAGGACATCGCCGACATGGTCGCCGAGATCAGGCGGCTCGATCCCAAGCCCGGACGCGCCTTTGGCGGCTCGGCGGCGGAGACTGTGGTGCCGGACGTCTTCATCCGTGCCGCGCCGGACGGCTCCTGGCTGGTCGATCTCAACCCCGACACGCTGCCGCGGGTGCTGGTGAACCAGACCTATCACGCTCGTGTCTCGAAGGTAGCACGCAGCGATGCGGACAAGGCCTTCATCGCCGAATGCCTGCAGACGGCGAACTGGCTGACCCGCTCGCTCGAGCAGCGCGCCCGTACCATCCTCAAGGTCGCCAGCGAGATCGTGCGCCAGCAGGACGGCTTCTTCGCCCATGGTGTCGAGCATTTGCGCCCGCTCAATCTGAAGACGGTCGCCGATGCGATCGGCATGCATGAATCGACCGTCTCGCGCGTCACCTCGAACAAATACCTCGCCTGCTCGCGTGGTGTCTTCGAGATGAAGTACTTCTTTTCCGCCGCGATTGCCGCAACCGGCTATGGCGAGGCGCATTCGGCCGAGGCCGTGCGCCACCGCATCAAGCAGATGATCGACGAGGAAGCGCCAAGGGATGTGCTCTCGGATGATGCGATCGTCGCCAAGCTGAAGGATAGCGGCATCGACATCGCCCGCCGCACCGTAGCGAAGTATCGGGAATCGCTGCGCATTCCGTCCTCGATGGAACGACGTCGCGAAAAA
- a CDS encoding DNA recombination protein RmuC — MNQIAFVLLERPVSWAEATFGFAGLTLALLLLALLSSWRGSRRREMEAAMAAERAREMDDKVAEMNRLQAELTGRMQTMAEILSTRQGDLARVMADRMDGLRQQVGAGLEQNVRQTSESLGKLQERLAVIDSAQKNLTELTGEVVTLKDVLSNKQARGAYGQGRMEAIIRDGLPAAFFSFQPTLSSGKRPDCLVTLPGDGRGLVIDAKFPLESFTMLREARGDEAKKQASARVRGDVGQHVKDIAERYFLPGETQDMALLFVPSESIYADLHEHFDDVIQKAHRARVMIVSPSLLALAIQLMQSLVRDARMREEAQVIQSEVGKLLDDVRRLGERVDKLDNHFRQAQDDVTQIKTSAGKVTGRAERIGALEFDDARPNEPALPFAKEVKLKAAE, encoded by the coding sequence ATGAACCAGATCGCCTTCGTCCTGCTGGAGCGCCCGGTGAGCTGGGCCGAGGCCACCTTCGGCTTTGCCGGGCTGACCCTTGCTTTGCTTCTGCTGGCGCTGCTCTCGTCCTGGCGCGGCTCGCGCCGGCGCGAGATGGAAGCGGCGATGGCGGCCGAGCGCGCCCGCGAAATGGATGACAAGGTCGCCGAGATGAACCGGCTGCAAGCCGAGCTCACCGGCCGGATGCAGACCATGGCCGAGATCCTCTCGACCCGGCAGGGCGACCTCGCCCGTGTCATGGCCGACCGGATGGACGGGTTGCGCCAGCAGGTCGGCGCCGGGCTGGAGCAGAATGTCCGCCAGACCAGCGAGAGCCTCGGCAAATTGCAGGAGCGGCTCGCCGTCATCGACAGCGCCCAGAAGAACCTGACCGAGCTCACCGGCGAGGTGGTGACGCTGAAGGACGTGCTTTCCAACAAGCAGGCGCGCGGCGCCTATGGCCAAGGCCGGATGGAGGCGATCATCCGCGACGGGCTTCCGGCCGCGTTCTTTTCGTTTCAGCCCACACTCTCGAGTGGCAAGCGACCGGACTGCCTGGTTACCCTGCCGGGCGACGGGCGCGGCCTCGTCATCGACGCGAAGTTCCCGCTGGAGAGCTTCACCATGCTGCGCGAAGCGCGCGGCGACGAGGCAAAGAAGCAGGCCTCGGCGCGGGTTCGCGGCGATGTCGGCCAGCACGTCAAGGACATCGCCGAGCGCTATTTCCTGCCGGGCGAGACGCAGGACATGGCGCTGCTCTTCGTGCCCTCGGAATCGATCTATGCCGACCTGCACGAGCATTTCGACGACGTCATCCAGAAGGCACATCGCGCCAGGGTGATGATCGTCTCGCCCTCGCTGCTGGCGCTAGCGATCCAGCTGATGCAGTCGCTGGTCCGCGATGCCCGCATGCGCGAGGAGGCGCAGGTGATCCAGTCGGAGGTCGGCAAACTGCTCGACGATGTCCGCCGCCTCGGCGAGCGCGTCGACAAGCTCGACAATCATTTCCGCCAGGCGCAGGACGATGTCACCCAGATCAAGACCTCGGCCGGCAAGGTCACCGGCCGGGCCGAGAGGATCGGCGCGCTCGAATTCGACGATGCTCGCCCCAACGAGCCGGCGCTGCCCTTCGCCAAAGAGGTGAAGCTGAAGGCGGCGGAGTAG